One bacterium HR17 genomic region harbors:
- the thrC_2 gene encoding Threonine synthase produces the protein METDMRLGIPIWQGIIAHYRPFLPVSDQTPIITLHEGNTPLLRARRLERLLNDAVEVYLKFEGANPTGSFKDRGMTVAISKAVEQGLQVGICASTGNTSASAAAYCAVAGMRCAIVVPVGKIAAGKLSQALAHGARVCAIQGSFDDALRIVRDLAAQLPVALLNSLNPDRLEGQKTCAFEICDVLGDAPDFHILPVGNAGNITAHWKGYREYLAAGRITRSPVIVGVQAAGAAPLVRGEPVTHPETIATAIRIGNPARWHDALRVRDESGGTFVAVSDDEIVAAYRLLAQREGLFVEPASAASVAGLIRLAQTGYFQQAAQRRPLPAERAKPVVVCVLTGHGLKDPQTALQTFPLPEPLPPTVDAVRRAIEQALA, from the coding sequence ATGGAGACGGACATGCGTTTGGGCATTCCTATTTGGCAGGGCATTATCGCTCACTACCGACCCTTTTTACCTGTCTCTGACCAAACTCCAATCATTACGCTGCACGAAGGCAACACGCCGCTATTGCGAGCACGACGATTGGAACGGTTGCTGAACGATGCGGTTGAAGTTTACCTCAAATTTGAAGGCGCCAACCCGACCGGCAGTTTCAAGGACAGAGGCATGACTGTCGCCATCAGCAAAGCCGTAGAGCAAGGGTTGCAGGTTGGCATTTGTGCCTCTACGGGCAACACCTCCGCCAGCGCGGCGGCTTACTGTGCTGTCGCGGGGATGCGGTGCGCCATCGTCGTGCCTGTCGGGAAAATCGCGGCGGGGAAGTTGTCGCAAGCGTTAGCGCACGGGGCACGAGTCTGCGCCATCCAAGGCAGCTTTGACGACGCCTTGCGCATCGTCCGCGATCTAGCGGCGCAACTGCCCGTCGCCCTGCTCAACTCCCTCAACCCCGACCGCTTGGAGGGGCAGAAGACTTGCGCCTTTGAAATTTGCGATGTGCTGGGCGATGCCCCCGACTTCCACATCCTCCCCGTTGGTAACGCGGGCAACATCACCGCCCATTGGAAAGGCTACCGCGAGTATTTGGCAGCAGGGCGTATCACGCGATCGCCGGTCATCGTCGGGGTGCAAGCCGCTGGAGCCGCACCTCTGGTGCGGGGCGAACCCGTTACACACCCAGAGACAATTGCGACCGCCATCCGCATCGGCAACCCGGCACGGTGGCACGACGCCCTTCGGGTGCGGGATGAATCGGGCGGGACTTTCGTCGCTGTTTCCGACGACGAGATCGTAGCGGCGTATCGGCTGCTGGCGCAACGGGAAGGGCTGTTTGTGGAACCGGCGTCCGCTGCCAGCGTCGCGGGGCTGATACGCTTGGCGCAAACAGGCTATTTCCAGCAGGCTGCCCAACGCCGTCCCTTACCAGCGGAACGCGCCAAGCCCGTCGTCGTTTGCGTGTTGACGGGGCACGGGTTAAAAGACCCGCAAACTGCTTTGCAAACTTTTCCGCTCCCCGAACCCTTGCCGCCCACAGTGGATGCCGTCCGCCGCGCTATTGAACAGGCACTGGCTTGA
- the serB1 gene encoding Phosphoserine phosphatase SerB1, producing MTAAFFDVDGTLTRTNVLVPLAWFQRAHLPSWRYGIWLAGLMVQAPLYWLADRIDRTLFVRWFYRRYKGIPAASARQWHAQHFGDMLLQALRPAAFACVQTHRAQGHRIVLVTGNLDFVVAPLAELLGADFLAVALEERDGVFTGRLASPPMVGAAKATALREYAQRHGIVLATSYAYGDSISDAPMLMCVGNPVAVNPDPKLRRLAQQRGWRIVTW from the coding sequence ATGACTGCTGCCTTTTTTGATGTGGACGGGACGCTCACCCGCACCAATGTGCTGGTGCCGTTGGCGTGGTTTCAACGGGCGCATTTGCCTTCTTGGCGCTACGGGATCTGGTTAGCGGGTTTGATGGTGCAAGCACCGTTGTATTGGCTGGCAGATCGCATAGACCGCACATTGTTTGTGCGATGGTTCTATCGCCGCTACAAGGGTATCCCCGCAGCATCAGCGCGTCAATGGCACGCTCAGCATTTCGGCGACATGTTACTGCAGGCGTTGCGTCCCGCTGCCTTTGCGTGCGTTCAAACGCATCGTGCTCAGGGGCATCGCATCGTTTTAGTCACGGGCAACTTGGATTTCGTCGTTGCCCCGTTAGCCGAGCTATTGGGGGCTGACTTTTTGGCGGTTGCGTTGGAAGAGCGCGACGGCGTTTTCACCGGTCGGTTGGCATCGCCGCCGATGGTGGGCGCCGCGAAAGCGACCGCATTGCGGGAATATGCTCAACGCCACGGCATCGTGTTGGCAACGAGTTACGCTTACGGTGACAGCATCAGCGACGCACCGATGCTGATGTGTGTGGGCAACCCAGTCGCCGTTAACCCTGACCCAAAGTTGCGCCGCTTGGCGCAACAGCGGGGTTGGCGTATCGTCACTTGGTAG
- the rsmG gene encoding Ribosomal RNA small subunit methyltransferase G gives MLTPADIAIMRAALESGLQAWGLQLDTVQWARLVRLTELMLEWNERMNLTSITDPLRIATEHYLDSLAPLRWGLIGHGITVADVGTGAGLPGLPLAICCPQAAFTLIEATQKKVVYLRDVVAQLGLTNVEVVAGRSEAIAHDRRYREGFDVAVARALGRLDVVWECTLPLVRVGGCAIAYKGPRGEQELTFGERAATVLGGQMEAVYRFTLPGTDLRRMLIVARKVAPTPLRFPRRPGIPEKHPLGTLTKAP, from the coding sequence GTGTTGACGCCTGCCGATATAGCGATTATGCGCGCCGCCTTGGAAAGCGGTTTGCAGGCATGGGGCTTACAGTTGGACACTGTCCAATGGGCGCGATTGGTTCGGTTAACTGAACTGATGTTGGAGTGGAACGAACGCATGAACCTGACAAGCATCACTGACCCCCTGCGTATCGCGACCGAACACTACTTGGATTCGTTGGCACCGCTGCGATGGGGGCTTATCGGGCACGGCATAACCGTCGCCGATGTGGGCACGGGTGCCGGGTTGCCCGGATTGCCTTTAGCGATTTGCTGCCCACAAGCGGCGTTCACGCTAATAGAAGCGACCCAGAAAAAAGTCGTCTACCTTCGGGATGTCGTCGCTCAGTTGGGCTTGACAAATGTGGAAGTCGTGGCGGGGCGGTCGGAAGCGATCGCTCACGACCGGCGCTACCGTGAAGGGTTTGATGTCGCCGTCGCCCGCGCGTTGGGGCGGTTGGATGTCGTTTGGGAATGCACGCTCCCGCTGGTGCGGGTCGGTGGGTGCGCTATCGCTTATAAAGGACCGCGTGGGGAACAGGAGTTGACTTTTGGTGAACGCGCTGCGACGGTGCTGGGTGGGCAAATGGAAGCGGTCTACCGGTTCACCCTGCCAGGCACCGATTTGCGGCGGATGCTGATCGTCGCCCGCAAGGTCGCCCCCACACCCTTGCGCTTTCCGCGGCGCCCCGGCATCCCTGAAAAGCACCCTTTGGGCACCTTGACAAAAGCGCCGTGA
- the priA gene encoding Primosomal protein N' → MRYAQVCVDIKLAAVGNLLTYAIPDALNGKVQVGACVTVPLRERKAIGYVVAVTDQPPPLPEGAKLKPVLEVLSPEPLFDAHLWQLAQRIARYYHCSPDEALQLVIPSGWQRVVERVFKLVGADCKAVKAAPLQKRVVDALQGLGGEASYDELSEALNEPSPRQLASALAALKRKGVLDEVQVVRAKPTHPRSLKAVRLSAKGAQLLAELDTDPTAHQRYRLTDKQLATLYRLEDGVAELLADLADEGYDRGVIRTLVQKGLLDELKFVPDRSWETDALAFTAPAVELTDEQRHAVDAIVQALERVNAQTKGADLQSQVPSPVFLLHGVTASGKTEVYLRAVEHALRRGLGAIVLVPEIALTAQVVGLFRHRFGDKVAVWHSALLPSARFEQWRKVKSGECPIVIGPRSAIFAPVPNLGLIVLDEENDPSYKQERGIRYHAREVALVRAQLCNAVVVFGTATPSLESYYRALQGQWTLLRLTRRVGDKPLPEVRLIDERTESHRRSELLSDPLVDAMAQAIKQDEQVILFLNRRGYARIALCQRCNFAPQCPNCAVTLVFHATDETLRCHHCRHRQRFEHKCLQCGGTMVALKGAGTERVEAEVKRLFPTVKVLRLDRDVVVYRGEHVRILNAFRNGEAQVLVGTQMVTKGLDFPRVTVVGVLNADHALLFPHYRAAEECFQLLTQVAGRAGRGDKVGTVFIQTRFPDHYAIQLAIAQDYHRFFVTELQQRRSPPYPPYAHLTEVLTSDPDINAAKARIKVAETAIKRAIGLLGAAGVEVLGPSECLIPRLQGRWRYHLLLRSRDRKLLHRVIDKALALLDPETRSALTLDIAPLQLT, encoded by the coding sequence GTGCGTTACGCCCAAGTGTGCGTGGACATCAAACTGGCTGCCGTCGGCAATTTGCTCACTTACGCCATTCCCGATGCGCTGAACGGCAAGGTGCAAGTCGGTGCGTGCGTCACCGTCCCGTTACGGGAGCGCAAAGCCATCGGCTATGTCGTTGCCGTCACCGACCAACCGCCACCGTTGCCCGAAGGCGCAAAACTCAAGCCCGTGCTGGAAGTCCTCTCGCCTGAACCGCTTTTTGACGCGCACCTGTGGCAACTGGCGCAACGCATCGCCCGCTACTACCACTGCTCACCCGATGAAGCCTTGCAATTAGTCATCCCGTCGGGTTGGCAGCGCGTCGTTGAGCGTGTCTTCAAACTCGTCGGCGCCGATTGTAAAGCGGTGAAAGCGGCACCGTTACAAAAGCGCGTTGTGGACGCGCTGCAAGGGCTGGGGGGCGAAGCGAGTTACGACGAACTTTCCGAAGCCCTCAACGAACCGTCGCCCCGTCAACTGGCAAGTGCGCTGGCTGCCCTCAAACGCAAGGGCGTCCTTGACGAAGTGCAAGTGGTGCGCGCTAAGCCGACGCATCCCCGCTCGCTGAAAGCCGTGCGGCTTTCAGCCAAAGGTGCGCAACTGCTCGCCGAATTGGACACTGACCCGACGGCGCACCAGCGTTACCGCTTGACTGACAAGCAACTTGCAACGCTTTACCGGCTGGAAGACGGCGTCGCCGAACTGCTCGCCGACCTCGCTGACGAAGGCTACGACCGCGGCGTCATCCGAACGCTGGTGCAAAAAGGCTTGTTGGACGAACTCAAGTTCGTGCCCGACCGCAGTTGGGAAACCGACGCCCTCGCTTTCACCGCGCCCGCCGTTGAACTTACCGACGAACAACGCCATGCCGTTGACGCAATCGTGCAAGCGTTAGAGCGTGTCAACGCGCAGACGAAAGGAGCCGATCTCCAGTCCCAAGTTCCAAGTCCCGTCTTCCTTCTGCACGGCGTCACCGCATCGGGCAAAACGGAAGTTTACCTGCGCGCCGTTGAACATGCGTTGCGGCGCGGTTTGGGGGCGATCGTGCTCGTCCCCGAAATTGCCCTGACGGCACAAGTCGTCGGGCTTTTTCGCCACCGTTTCGGTGACAAGGTGGCTGTCTGGCACAGCGCTTTGCTGCCCAGCGCGCGGTTTGAGCAATGGCGGAAGGTGAAAAGCGGCGAATGTCCTATCGTCATCGGCCCGCGTTCTGCCATCTTTGCACCCGTGCCCAACTTGGGGCTCATCGTCTTGGACGAGGAGAACGACCCTTCCTACAAGCAGGAGCGCGGCATCCGCTACCACGCCCGTGAAGTCGCGTTGGTGCGGGCGCAGTTGTGCAACGCTGTCGTCGTTTTCGGGACGGCGACGCCGTCGCTGGAAAGCTACTACCGCGCCTTGCAAGGGCAATGGACGCTGCTGCGCTTAACACGGCGCGTGGGGGACAAACCGCTCCCTGAGGTGCGGCTCATTGACGAACGCACTGAGTCCCATCGCCGCTCCGAACTGCTCAGCGACCCGCTCGTTGATGCGATGGCGCAAGCGATAAAACAAGACGAACAAGTCATCCTGTTCCTGAACCGACGGGGTTACGCCCGCATCGCGTTGTGCCAGCGATGCAACTTCGCCCCTCAATGCCCGAACTGTGCCGTTACGCTCGTTTTCCACGCTACTGACGAAACCTTGCGGTGTCACCATTGCAGGCATCGGCAGCGGTTTGAGCACAAGTGCCTGCAATGTGGCGGGACGATGGTGGCGCTGAAAGGGGCAGGGACAGAACGCGTGGAAGCGGAAGTCAAACGCCTGTTCCCGACGGTGAAAGTCTTACGCTTAGACCGCGATGTTGTCGTCTACCGCGGCGAACACGTCCGCATCCTGAACGCTTTTCGCAACGGTGAAGCCCAAGTGCTCGTCGGCACGCAAATGGTCACGAAGGGGCTGGACTTTCCGCGAGTGACCGTTGTCGGGGTGCTGAACGCCGACCACGCCCTTCTGTTCCCGCACTACCGTGCGGCTGAAGAGTGCTTCCAGTTGCTCACGCAAGTCGCAGGGCGTGCGGGGCGAGGCGACAAAGTCGGCACCGTGTTCATTCAAACTCGCTTCCCCGACCATTACGCCATTCAGCTGGCGATCGCACAGGATTACCATCGCTTTTTCGTCACCGAATTGCAGCAGCGCCGTTCTCCGCCCTACCCGCCTTACGCCCACCTGACTGAAGTGCTCACCAGCGACCCCGATATAAACGCCGCAAAGGCGCGCATCAAGGTGGCGGAGACGGCGATCAAGCGCGCCATTGGGCTGCTGGGGGCAGCCGGCGTGGAAGTGCTCGGACCGAGCGA